From the Oceanobacillus kimchii X50 genome, the window ATTTGGGAACAAAATCTACATGATTGGCAATTATCAAATGGTGGGATAAATATTCTTTTCTTAGCAGGTGTCATACTTCCGATGTTCCTTATCGGTATGTATGCTGCTCGAAAAAAATGGTTCCATCAACCAGAGAAATATCAACAAAATTTAACAATGATTTGGATTAGTTCTTTCATCGGTTTTATTATATTAAAGTTAGGTCCATACCTATTTGGTAATCCTTCTTGGTTTTCATATGTACAAGACAATATTGGTGGCGCTGCTTCTGCAATATTTTATGTAACCAGTATTACGCTGTTATGGAAGCAAGGATGGTTTCGCCAGTTAATGGTTCCGTTACAAGCAGTAGGGAAAATGGCAATGACCAATTACTTATGTCAGTCTATTATAAGTTTTTGGCTCTTTTATGGTGTTGGGTTTGGTTTATACGGCAAAGTAGATCCTCTGATACAATTGATTCTTGTATTAGTTATATTTATTTTACAGATGATAGGTAGTATGTGGTGGATGAAAAACTTCCGTTTTGGGCCTTTTGAATGGTTATGGCGTACACTTACTTATGGAAAAAGACAACCATTCCGACGAGAAACTTGACGATTTATTGAAAAGAAGGGTTGTTCCATGTATTATTTTTCCATAAATGGTATGATACCCTTAGAACAAATAGGTTCGATTATTAAAAGGAGGAAGTTTTTATGACACATATGCATATTACATCATGGGCATTAGGGCTAATTTTGTTTATTATTGCACTTGTTATGTACAAAAAGGGAAACCAAAAACCAGCAAAAATTATTCATATGATTTTACGACTTATGTTTATTCTCATCATTATAACAGGTGGAATATTAACATGGGATTACATTCAAGGTCCTTTTGGTATGCCTATCCTTGGTGAAGTTATTGTTAAAGCACTGGCGGGATTATGGATAGTAGCGATGATGGAAATGATTCTTACTGGAAAAGCAAAAGGAAAACCAACTACAGCGAAGTGGGTACAATTTTGGATAGCATTAGTTCTAGTAATTGTATTAGGTTTCTTCCGCTTACCAATGGGCTTTCTATTTATTTAATTTAGAATAATATTCATAAAAAACCAACGGAGAAGTAACCGTTGGTTTTTTGTATAAGTCAATCTCATAATTGCTAAGTTTTATTAAAAAACGAATAATTAGTGGGAAAATTAAATCTTAATGTTCGGATTATAGAAAAACTTGATTTTGATTGTAGTTGAAGCCGTGCCTGCTAAAAGCATCCGGCTGCAATGGAAATCAAACAGCACAACTTTTGGATTTTATATCTAATATCTTAATTATGAAATTGTTCCTTATAGAAAAAATTTGAAGTCTTTTCAACAAATGTCAACGTGTAGTTGACTATTTTTTTTATTAAGGAATAATAGAAGGGGAGTCAATGGGATTATTTACAGATGGGGGCTATACATCATGCTAAAAGAAAATAAATTGCTTATATTGGTTACAGTGATTTTTGTCTTATTGCCTTTAACCAATGTAAACGCAGAAGAACCAAACAGTATACATAATGAAGTTATTTATGATATTTTAGTTGATCGTTTTAATAATGGAAATCCTGAGGAAACGATAGAAATTGACGTAGATGACCCGAATGCATATCATGGCGGAGATATTCAAGGTATAATCGATCAACTAGATCGACTAAAAGAAACGGGGATTACTACAATTTCATTATCGCCCTTAATGAATAATCAACAAAATGGTTATCACGGTTATTGGATCGTTGATTATTTTGAAATAGACGAGCAATTAGGAACAATGGAAGATCTTAATCAATTGATTGAAGAAGCACATCATCGTGATATGAAAGTAGTTATGGACATGGTAATCAATTATGCTGCAGAATCACATGAAGTGACAGAAGACAGTAGTAAAGCTAAATGGTGGGGTGAACCATCATACACAGCTGCCACTTGGTCTAATAATGCAATTCAGTGGAATTTAAACCAACCTGAAGTTGCGGAGACTATGATAGGTGTCGCAGATTACTGGATGGAAGAGACGGATATAGATGGATTCACATTACATGCTGTGGACCAAGCACCGATTGATTTTCTACAAGAATATACACAACATATAAAAGAAAAAGATGAAGACTTTTATTTAATAGGGGATATTTTAGATTCAGAAGCTGCTAACATACAAGAATTAGAAGAAACATCTTTGGATATTGTAGCTAACCCTATGCTACATGAAAGTTTAAAACAAGTATTCTCTAATGTGGATAATCCAGTTTCTGAGGTATACAATCAATGGGAGAATTTAGAGACAGATTCTCCGTTAATTACAATCGATGGTTTTACAGAAGAACGTTTTACAAATGCATATTCAAAAAATCAACGAAATTCACTTACAGCATGGACGTTGGCGTTGACATATATGTATACAACACCAGGTACACCACAAATTGTTCAAGGTACCGAGTTGCCAATGTATGGGGGAGATGAAGAGGAGTCTCAGCGACTTGTACCGTTTAATAGTGGCGATCCGGAATTGAAAGAGTTTCATACTAGAATAGCTTCTTTACGGAATGAATTTCCTGCACTACGTCAAGGTGATATTGAATTAGTCGATACAGTTGATTCGATGGTAGTGTTTAAAAGAAGTTATCAAGACCAAACGATGTATGTTGCCATTAATAATGGAAGTGAGTCTGCTTATGTAGACGTAACTGATATTGATGGAGATAAACAGTTACGTGGTTACTTGCAAGATAATTTGGTCCGTGAAAATCAGGAAGGAAATCATCGAATCGGAATACCACGTGAATCTGTAGAAGTGTATGAAGTAGAAGATGATGAAGGGCTTAACTGGTGGTTTATTAGATTTATTGTTATTGTTATTTTGGCATTTATTGCTGGAGTAATTTATTTAACATTAAAACAAAGAAAAAGAGAACGTAATAAATAGAGAAGAGAAGGTTGAGACAGAAAGATTAAAAGGACATATGAACGTGTAAAATATCGTTCTTCCTTTCCGTACTTTCATTATGTCTCAACCCCTGAATTGAACTAGCCATTTACAACTTTACCGCCATTTATATGAAGGGTTTGTCCGGACATATAGCTAGCGTCTTCACTAGCAAGATACACATATGCAGGCCCTAATTCACTAGGTTGTCCAGGGCGTTTCATTGGTGTATTGCCGCCAAATTCATCAACTTGCTGTTTATTAAAGGAAGCAGGAATAAGCGGTGTCCAAATTGGGCCAGGAGCAACTGCGTTGACTCTTATGCCTTTTTCTGCAAGTTCATTTGATAATGCACGAGTAAAGGACACAATAGCACCTTTGGTTGATGAATAATCGATAAGTACAGGGTTACCTTCATAGGCTGTTACTGAAGTTGTATTAATAATGGCACTACCTTTTTTTAAATTAGGTAGAATTGCTTTCGTCAGATAAAACATACTGAAGACATTGGTTTGAAATGTTTTTTCTAACTGTTCACTGGAAATATCCAATAATGTTTGTTGAGGATGCTGCTCAGCTGCGTTATTAACAAGAATATCTATTTTTCCAAAGTTATCTAACACTTCCGTGGCAGCTGCTTCGCAAAATGATTGATTACCAATATCACCATTGATAAGTAAGCATTTACGACCTTCTTGTTCAACTAATCGTTTTGTTTCCTCTGCATCTTCATGTTCATCCAAGTATATAATCGCAACATCTGCACCTTCTTTTGCGAAATGGACGCTAACAGATTTACCTATGCCACTATCTCCGCCGGTGATAACAGCTACTTTTCCTTTTAACTTATTACTACCTTCATAAGATTCGTGAATGAATTGAGGCGTTGGAGTCATCTTCGACTCTACACCAGGCTGCTTACTTTGAGATTGTGCAGGGGGAGTAATCTTCCCATTCTTTTTCTCCATTTTCATATGAACTGCCTCCTTAATATAAACTTATTATACTTTTACCCTATTTTTATAGAATCAATCCAAATAAATTTCTTTCTTTTATAAAAAACACCTCTTAAAAGTCGTTAAATAACCGACTTAAGAGGTGTTTTCATCTTCTTGATTATGTTCTTCTTAAAATAGCTGGATTGTTTTTATCTTTCATGTAACGGACAGTAATCCCTCTACTGCAACGAAGTAAAATTTTATGAATACAGATATTCGTGAGATGATACAGCACCTTGTTGATGTAAGCACTGATATATTTCATAGTAACGTCTAATATCAATTTTACCTTGAATGTATTTCTTTTGATAAAAATCCAATAAATGATCTAACGTGAGTGGTGCATATTTATGTTCTGTTTCGAAAGTATCTAATAATTTATTAAGCATGATTTAACCTCCATTGATAACTTATTGTTACACTATATGATTAGGCTTAGGCATTCATACACATAAATCATTTATTAAATTCAATATAGAACAAGTTTAAATGGTAAAAATAAACCCCCTATAGTAATAGAACGTTTAATTGTCTATATAAAAGGGGATAATTCCTCGTAAGAATGATTTCTATTTATTTTTTGTATTTAAGAAAAATAATGCCAGTGTACCTGGACCTGAATGAGAACCAATTGCAGATCCTACCATTTCAATTACAATATTTTCTTTTGTTACGTTAAATTTTTCTTGTATCATCTCTGATAATTGTTCAGCACGAGAAAGATCATCACCGTGGCTAATTCCAATTGTTTGATTTTCAAAATCTTGACCGCGGGATTCCATTACGTCAATCATGCGTTGAAGAACTTTTTTCGAGCCGCGAATTTTTTCTAAAGGTATAAGTTTTCCATCTTCAACATGAAGAAGTGGCTTTATTTTTAATAAACCTCCAACAAATGCTGCGGTTTTACTTACACGGCCACCGCGGTGTAAGTATTCCAAATCGTCAACGGTAAATATGTGTTCCATATGCTTGGCATGATGATTAGCTTTTTCAATGATCTCATTTACAGAAGCACCGTTGTTAGCTAACTTTGCAGCCTCTAGGACCACTAATCCATGACCGATTGATGCACATTTTGAATCGATTACATAGATATCCGCATCTGGATAGGTCTCTTTAACTTCTAGTTCCATCATTTTGGCAGCTTGATATGTTCCTGAAAGTTCTGAGGAAAACGCAATATAAACTAACGTTTTATTCTCTTCAGCATGTTTTGTAAATATTTTTTTAAAATCTTGTGCAGAAGCTTGTGATGTTTTTGGTGATTTGCCATTTCGCATCGCTTCATAAACCGTTTCTGGATTGATGGTAAGGCCATCTTCATACTCTTCGTTGTCTAGATGAACAGTTAATGGTATCATTTCAATGTTGTTTTCGTTATAATAATTCTTTGACAAGTCACAAGCACTATCAGCCAGTATTGTTATCGCCATCTTATTTCACCTACATTTCATATTTTTGACTTTATTTTAGTTTAAATGTATTTAAAATTTTAGTCAAAAAGTTATTATTTCTACACATAGTTAAAGGGGGGTACTCCATGTTTTTAATGGAAGCAAAAAGAATTGCTATAGTTATAATTGGTGCCTTATTAAATGCTGTATCATTAAATTTCTTTCTCATTGAGGCTAATGTATATGCAAGTGGATTTACTGGTGCTGCGCAGCTTTTGTCTAGTATATTTAATGATTTTCTAGGTGTTGGTTTATCTACAGGTATACTACTAGCTATCTTAAATATTCCAGTTTTAATAATGGGTTGGTATAAAGTTGGAAAAGGCTTTACAATATATAGCTTAATCTCTGTTTTTTTCTCTACTCTATTTCTTGAAATTATCCCATTAGTCGAGATATCCAGTGACATTATCTTAAATGCAGTATTTGGAGGTGTGATAGCAGGAATTGGTGTAGGTATTACACTTAAAATTGGTGCATCCACTGGTGGGATGGATATTGTAGCTATGATCCTATCGCGATTAAAAGATAAACCAATCGGAAATTA encodes:
- a CDS encoding DUF418 domain-containing protein, with the translated sequence MSTYPIKDSQRLNWIDAARGFAIFGIFIVNIGAFSAPYFLYGGDTEVWTSKMDTLILFIIDVFFQASFYTLFSILFGFGIQLQKDRLVEKGISVNRFFIRRLAFLTIIGLIHAIGIWHGDILFTYGVVGFLLLIYFNVKARTIKVNIISLLGVFVGLFTLLMYQVRDYLDTPNQGFIIQAINNYSSASFSRIWEQNLHDWQLSNGGINILFLAGVILPMFLIGMYAARKKWFHQPEKYQQNLTMIWISSFIGFIILKLGPYLFGNPSWFSYVQDNIGGAASAIFYVTSITLLWKQGWFRQLMVPLQAVGKMAMTNYLCQSIISFWLFYGVGFGLYGKVDPLIQLILVLVIFILQMIGSMWWMKNFRFGPFEWLWRTLTYGKRQPFRRET
- a CDS encoding YisL family protein, whose amino-acid sequence is MTHMHITSWALGLILFIIALVMYKKGNQKPAKIIHMILRLMFILIIITGGILTWDYIQGPFGMPILGEVIVKALAGLWIVAMMEMILTGKAKGKPTTAKWVQFWIALVLVIVLGFFRLPMGFLFI
- a CDS encoding alpha-amylase family glycosyl hydrolase — translated: MLKENKLLILVTVIFVLLPLTNVNAEEPNSIHNEVIYDILVDRFNNGNPEETIEIDVDDPNAYHGGDIQGIIDQLDRLKETGITTISLSPLMNNQQNGYHGYWIVDYFEIDEQLGTMEDLNQLIEEAHHRDMKVVMDMVINYAAESHEVTEDSSKAKWWGEPSYTAATWSNNAIQWNLNQPEVAETMIGVADYWMEETDIDGFTLHAVDQAPIDFLQEYTQHIKEKDEDFYLIGDILDSEAANIQELEETSLDIVANPMLHESLKQVFSNVDNPVSEVYNQWENLETDSPLITIDGFTEERFTNAYSKNQRNSLTAWTLALTYMYTTPGTPQIVQGTELPMYGGDEEESQRLVPFNSGDPELKEFHTRIASLRNEFPALRQGDIELVDTVDSMVVFKRSYQDQTMYVAINNGSESAYVDVTDIDGDKQLRGYLQDNLVRENQEGNHRIGIPRESVEVYEVEDDEGLNWWFIRFIVIVILAFIAGVIYLTLKQRKRERNK
- a CDS encoding SDR family oxidoreductase, coding for MKMEKKNGKITPPAQSQSKQPGVESKMTPTPQFIHESYEGSNKLKGKVAVITGGDSGIGKSVSVHFAKEGADVAIIYLDEHEDAEETKRLVEQEGRKCLLINGDIGNQSFCEAAATEVLDNFGKIDILVNNAAEQHPQQTLLDISSEQLEKTFQTNVFSMFYLTKAILPNLKKGSAIINTTSVTAYEGNPVLIDYSSTKGAIVSFTRALSNELAEKGIRVNAVAPGPIWTPLIPASFNKQQVDEFGGNTPMKRPGQPSELGPAYVYLASEDASYMSGQTLHINGGKVVNG
- a CDS encoding YppF family protein, which encodes MLNKLLDTFETEHKYAPLTLDHLLDFYQKKYIQGKIDIRRYYEIYQCLHQQGAVSSHEYLYS
- a CDS encoding DegV family protein, which gives rise to MAITILADSACDLSKNYYNENNIEMIPLTVHLDNEEYEDGLTINPETVYEAMRNGKSPKTSQASAQDFKKIFTKHAEENKTLVYIAFSSELSGTYQAAKMMELEVKETYPDADIYVIDSKCASIGHGLVVLEAAKLANNGASVNEIIEKANHHAKHMEHIFTVDDLEYLHRGGRVSKTAAFVGGLLKIKPLLHVEDGKLIPLEKIRGSKKVLQRMIDVMESRGQDFENQTIGISHGDDLSRAEQLSEMIQEKFNVTKENIVIEMVGSAIGSHSGPGTLALFFLNTKNK
- a CDS encoding YitT family protein → MFLMEAKRIAIVIIGALLNAVSLNFFLIEANVYASGFTGAAQLLSSIFNDFLGVGLSTGILLAILNIPVLIMGWYKVGKGFTIYSLISVFFSTLFLEIIPLVEISSDIILNAVFGGVIAGIGVGITLKIGASTGGMDIVAMILSRLKDKPIGNYFLIMNSIIIAIAGIMYLPENALYTMLTLYVTTRVIDAIHTRYEKVTAMIVTKKTDELQEAIHKTMVRGITILPAKGAYTKADKSLMYLVVTRYELYDLERIINEVDPNAFTNIVETAGVYGFFRRD